One segment of Setaria viridis chromosome 4, Setaria_viridis_v4.0, whole genome shotgun sequence DNA contains the following:
- the LOC117851301 gene encoding anthocyanin 5-aromatic acyltransferase: protein MSSRVRVLSVTHVRPAETPNPPPHDADHSIKLSLFDTLFIALTPIRRLFFYEGDDLPPFPALVRTLRSSLAATLAVFTPLAGRVAVSPSGEDVAIDCSPGTVSRGVRFVEAEYAGTADDVRRMAGAAEHDAEAYAQLAPALEVSALPAPALAVQVTRPAADVSGGDGGGVGALVVGVSVNHVVADGRAVWEFIRAWAAAARGGSTAGTGFVPPTFDRAAINGCHPKAEEVARKFLRTLAPALPTQDPDQRQARRTYLLSASQIRSLKHRISLHNKGAAAATAPASAANPPTTSTYAAVASLVWTSAVRAKNALNHAGDDAYLMFAADCRARLRPPLPDAFFGNCAKACYARATVGGLRDGGGEALARAAAAVREAVREQLADPVADAGQWLERHRALPPDRTVQVGASDRFAAYETDFGWGRPARVELASVFVKEFVAVVGAPDGAVQVSVALDRDRMDGFEANFLSQLQLQASS, encoded by the exons ATGAGCTCCCGCGTCCGCGTTCTCAGCGTCACCCATGTCCGTCCCGCCGAAACACCCAACCCGCCGCCGCACGACGCCGACCACTCCATCAAGCTCTCGCTCTTCGACACCTTGTTCATCGCCCTGACGCCAATCCGGCGCCTCTTCTTCTACGAGGGCGACgacctccctcccttccctgcCCTGGTCCGCACGCTGCGGTCCTCCCTCGCCGCAACGCTCGCTGTCTTCACCCCGCTCGCCGGCAGGGTCGCGGTCTCCCCGTCGGGGGAGGACGTCGCCATCGACTGCTCCCCGGGTACCGTCTCCCGGGGCGTCAGGTTCGTCGAGGCTGAGTATGCCGGCACCGCCGACGACGTGCGCCGCATGGCCGGTGCCGCGGAGCACGACGCCGAGGCGTACGCGCAGCTCGCGCCGGCGCTCGAGGTCAGCGCTCTCCCTGCCCCCGCGCTCGCCGTTCAGGTCACGAGGCCCGCCGCGGATGTctcgggcggcgacggcggcggggtcggagcCTTGGTGGTCGGGGTGTCCGTGAACCATGTCGTGGCCGATGGCCGGGCGGTGTGGGAGTTCATCCGGGCgtgggccgccgcggcgcgcggcggctcgACGGCCGGAACGGGGTTCGTGCCGCCGACGTTCGACCGCGCGGCGATCAACGGCTGCCACCCGAaagcggaggaggtggcgcgcaAGTTCCTGCGCACCTTGGCGCCGGCATTGCCGACG CAAGATCCGGATCAGCGCCAGGCCAGAAGAACTTACCTGCTCAGCGCCAGCCAGATCCGCTCGCTGAAGCACCGCATTTCCCTGCACAacaagggcgccgccgccgccaccgcgccggcgtCCGCCGCGAATCCCCCTACGACCAGCAcctacgccgccgtcgcgtccctGGTCTGGACGTCGGCCGTCCGCGCCAAGAACGCCCTCAaccacgccggcgacgacgcctaCCTCATGTTCGCCGCGGACTGCCGCGCGCGTCTGCGCCCGCCGCTCCCCGACGCGTTCTTCGGCAACTGCGCCAAGGCGTGCTACGCGAGGGCCACGGTGGGCGGgctccgcgacggcggcggcgaggccctcgcgcgcgcggcagcggcggtgcgggAGGCGGTCCGGGAGCAGCTGGCGGACCCGGTGGCCGACGCCGGGCAGTGGCTAGAGCGCCATCGGGCGCTCCCGCCGGACAGGACCGTGCAGGTCGGGGCGTCGGACAGGTTCGCCGCGTACGAGACGGACTTCGGGTGGGGCAGGCCGGCGAGGGTGGAGCTCGCGTCGGTGTTTGTGAAGGAGTTCGTGGCGGTGGTCGGTGCGCCAGATGGCGCGGTGCAGGTGTCCGTGGCGCTCGATCGGGACCGCATGGACGGCTTCGAGGCCAACTTCTTGTcgcagttgcagttgcaggcttCGTCATGA